The following coding sequences are from one Cervus canadensis isolate Bull #8, Minnesota chromosome 4, ASM1932006v1, whole genome shotgun sequence window:
- the FCER2 gene encoding low affinity immunoglobulin epsilon Fc receptor isoform X5, translating to MAQKSQAAQIMQDMERIQAEQKRMESEESALSWNLDGLRADLSDLKSRGLNEMRQALDSLGRLQEEVGKLWIELRASNAQTPGETLPPTLRVVPTAPAVALSTVPNTASTLVPTTTTSTTASTAMPSTTATTTATTMVPTTAAPLSLSSTPGSVCNTCPEAWIYFQKKCYYFGEGSKKWLEARYTCENLHGRLVSIHSPEEQDFLTKRANWRGSWIGLRDLDIEGEFIWMDNQPLDYSNWQPGEPNDAGLGENCVMMLSSGKWNDAFCGSKLHGWVCDRLATC from the exons ATGGCCCAGAAATCCCAGG CTGCCCAGATAATGCAGGACATGGAACGAATCCAAGCTGAACAGAAGAGAATGGAATCTGAGG AGTCTGCGCTCTCCTGGAACCTGGATGGTCTTCGAGCTGACCTGAGTGACCTGAAGTCCCGCG GCTTGAATGAGATGCGTCAGGCCTTGGATTCACTGGGAAGACTCCAAGAGGAGGTGGGAAAGTTGTGGATCGAGCTACGCGCGTCCAACG CCCAGACCCCAGGAGAGACGCTGCCACCCACCCTGCGTGTGGTACCCACGGCACCCGCCGTTGCACTTTCCACGGTACCCAACACAGCATCCACCTTGGTACCCACGACAACAACATCCACTACAGCATCCACCGCGATGCCCAGCACCACAGCAACTACCACGGCAACCACCATGGTGCCCACCACAGCTGCCCCCCTCAGCCTCTCCTCCACCCCAGGCTCTGTGTGCAACACGTGCCCCGAGGCCTGGATCTATTTCCAAAAGAAGTGCTACTACTTCGGGGAGGGCTCCAAGAAATGGCTGGAGGCCCGGTACACCTGCGAGAATCTGCACGGGCGGCTGGTTAGCATCCACAGCCCAGAGGAGCAG GACTTCCTGACCAAACGCGCCAACTGGAGGGGCTCCTGGATTGGCCTTCGGGACCTGGACATCGAGGGGGAGTTTATCTGGATGGACAACCAGCCCCTGGACTATAG CAACTGGCAGCCGGGGGAGCCCAACGACGCGGGCCTGGGTGAAAACTGCGTGATGATGCTGAGCTCTGGGAAGTGGAATGATGCCTTCTGTGGCAGCAAGCTGCATGGCTGGGTGTGTGACCGGCTGGCCACATGCTGA
- the TRAPPC5 gene encoding trafficking protein particle complex subunit 5 produces the protein MEARFTRGKSALLERALARPRTEVSLSAFALLFSELVQHCQSRVFSVAELQARLAALGRQVGARVLDALVAREKGARRETKVLGALLFVKGAVWKALFGKEADKLEQANDDARTFYIIEREPLINTYISVPKENSTLNCASFTAGIVEAVLTHSGFPAKVTAHWHKGTTLMIKFEEAVIARDRALEGR, from the coding sequence ATGGAGGCACGCTTCACGCGTGGGAAGTCGGCGCTGCTGGAACGCGCGCTGGCCCGGCCACGCACCGAGGTGAGCCTGAGCGCCTTTGCCCTGCTCTTCTCCGAGCTGGTTCAGCACTGCCAGAGCCGCGTCTTCTCCGTGGCGGAGCTGCAGGCGCGCCTGGCCGCGCTGGGCCGCCAGGTGGGCGCCCGCGTCCTGGATGCGCTGGTGGCTCGCGAAAAGGGCGCCCGGCGCGAAACCAAGGTGCTGGGCGCCCTGCTCTTCGTTAAGGGCGCCGTGTGGAAGGCGCTGTTTGGCAAGGAGGCCGACAAGCTGGAGCAGGCCAACGACGACGCCCGCACCTTCTACATCATCGAGCGCGAGCCGCTCATCAACACCTACATCTCGGTGCCCAAGGAGAACAGCACGCTCAACTGTGCCAGCTTCACCGCGGGCATCGTGGAGGCGGTGCTCACGCACAGCGGCTTCCCCGCCAAGGTCACCGCGCACTGGCACAAGGGCACCACGCTGATGATCAAGTTCGAGGAGGCCGTCATAGCCCGGGACCGGGCCCTGGAGGGCCGCTGA
- the MCEMP1 gene encoding mast cell-expressed membrane protein 1 isoform X2 produces the protein MNQKVKMQAVAFKDKRRGSSGNKEAADDPNYENITFTFKNQDQPKGSHSPPKNKDFEMSRELVVLKEVLWNVSISVQEYQGEQKTQWATVKQNITAAKQSLNTIKGSIQEGNPKRRQLATVQNIDEVKKTLQEILNMLKMSKPSPTP, from the exons ATGAACCAGAAGGTCAAGATGCAGGCAGTAGCCTTCAAAGACAAGAGACGGGGATCCTCGGGGAATAAAGAAG CTGCAGATGACCCTAACTATGAGAATATCACCTTTACCTTCAAAAACCAGGACCAGCCAAAGGGCAGTCATTCACCACCCAAGAATAAGG ATTTCGAGATGTCCAGGGAGCTGGTGGTCTTGAAAGAGGTGCTCTGGAACG TGTCCATTTCGGTGCAAGAGTACCAAGGAGAGCAGAAGACTCAGTGGGCCACTGTGAAGCAGAACATCACGGCAGCCAAGCAGAGCCTGAACACAATCAAGGGGAGCATCCAAGAAGGGAACCCGAAACGGAGGCAGCTGGCTACAG TCCAAAACATAGacgaagtcaagaaaacattacagGAAATCCTCAATATGCTGAAGATGTCAAAACCAA GTCCCACACCTTAA
- the MCEMP1 gene encoding mast cell-expressed membrane protein 1 isoform X1, protein MNQKVKMQAVAFKDKRRGSSGNKEAADDPNYENITFTFKNQDQPKGSHSPPKNKVPAESRPPSDTAQGHHWLPKAMMSLNTFLTLSCVVLLALVLVKNFEMSRELVVLKEVLWNVSISVQEYQGEQKTQWATVKQNITAAKQSLNTIKGSIQEGNPKRRQLATVQNIDEVKKTLQEILNMLKMSKPSPTP, encoded by the exons ATGAACCAGAAGGTCAAGATGCAGGCAGTAGCCTTCAAAGACAAGAGACGGGGATCCTCGGGGAATAAAGAAG CTGCAGATGACCCTAACTATGAGAATATCACCTTTACCTTCAAAAACCAGGACCAGCCAAAGGGCAGTCATTCACCACCCAAGAATAAGG TGCCAGCCGAGTCCAGGCCACCCTCGGACACTGCCCAGGGACACCACTGGTTGCCTAAAGCCATGATGAGTCTGAACACCTTCTTGACTCTGTCCTGCGTGGTCCTCTTAGCGTTGGTCCTGGTGAAGA ATTTCGAGATGTCCAGGGAGCTGGTGGTCTTGAAAGAGGTGCTCTGGAACG TGTCCATTTCGGTGCAAGAGTACCAAGGAGAGCAGAAGACTCAGTGGGCCACTGTGAAGCAGAACATCACGGCAGCCAAGCAGAGCCTGAACACAATCAAGGGGAGCATCCAAGAAGGGAACCCGAAACGGAGGCAGCTGGCTACAG TCCAAAACATAGacgaagtcaagaaaacattacagGAAATCCTCAATATGCTGAAGATGTCAAAACCAA GTCCCACACCTTAA
- the RETN gene encoding resistin produces the protein MKAFSFLFIPVLGLLVCGQSLCPVDKAISEKIQHVTSSLVPEAVRNIGLDCQSVTSRGSLVTCPSGFAVTGCTCGSACGSWDVRAETTCHCQCADMDWTGARCCRLRIQ, from the exons ATGAaggctttctccttcctcttcatcCCAGTCCTGGGGCTGCTGGTGTGTGGCCAGTCGCTGTGCCCCGTAGATAAAGCCATCAGTGAGAAGATCCAGCATGTCACCAGCTCCCTAG TTCCTGAGGCAGTGAGGAACATTGGCCTGGACTGCCAGAGTGTCACCTCCAGGGGGTCCCTGGTCACCTGCCCTTCAG GCTTCGCCGTCACTGGCTGCACGTGTGGCTCTGCCTGTGGCTCGTGGGACGTGCGTGCTGAGACCACGTGCCACTGCCAGTGCGCAGACATGGACTGGACCGGAGCTCGCTGCTGCCGCCTGCGGATCCAGTAG